DNA sequence from the Streptomyces cinnabarinus genome:
GGCGAGCTGGTCGGCGGGGTCCTGCGGGAAGTCCTCGCCGGTCTCCTTGCGGATGAGGGCCTTGAACTCGTCGGTGAGCTTGACGAGTTCACCGGTGTCCAGGTCGTGGTCGGCGGCGACCGCGCGCTGCCGCTTGTGCTCGGCGATGGCGTGCTCGAACAGGTCGCCGTCCACGCCCATCACGGTGTGGCCGAACATCTGGATGAGCCTGCGGTAGGAGTCCCAGGCGAACCGCTCCTGTCCGGAGGCCTTGGCGAGGCCGGTGACGGAGCGGTCGTTGAGGCCGATGTCGAGGATGGTCTCCATCATGCCGGGCATGGAGTTGCGGGCACCGGAGCGCACGGAGACCAGCAGCGGGTCCTCGGCGGCGCCGAGTTCACGGCCCATGGCGCGCTCCAGGCCGGCCAGGGCGCGGGCGGCCTCGACGCCGAGTTCGGCGGGCTCCTCCCCGGTGGCCAGATAGACCTTGCAGGCCTCGGTGGTGACGGTGAAGCCGGGCGGGACCGGCAGACCGATCCTCGTCATCTCGGCGAGACCGGCTCCCTTGCCCCCGAGCAGATCGGCCATGTCCCGGCTGCCCTCGGCGAATGCGTACACGAACTTGATCGGCGCGGTCATCGTCGGTCGGCCCTTCACAGATGGGGTACGACGGCCACGGGGCAGCCGACGTGCTGGATGGCGGCGTGGGTGACGGGACCGGTGCGCGGTCCCACCGGGCGTTCCGTGACGCGGCGGCCCACGACGAGCAGGCTCGCTCCGGACGCGGCCCGCACCAGCGCGGACCGGGCGCGCCCGGCGGTGACCGTCTCCACGACCTCGACCTCCGGGAACTTCTCGCGCCACACCTGGAGCACGGCCGTCATGAACCCCAGCCACTCCTCGGCCTGTTGGGGCCCTTCGGCCAGGCCGATCTCGCCGGGGCCGAGGCCGAGCGGGGACGGGGGCTGCCAGGCGTGGACGACGTGCAGTCGGGCGCCGCGCAGCTGGGCCGCCTCGAATCCGAAGGCGAGCACGTCGTCGCAGGGGTCGCCGAGGTCGAGGCCCAGGACGACGTCGCGGTAGCCGGTGCGGACGGAGGCGCCGCCGTCCTCCGCCGGCAGGTGTTCGTCCGCGGCCTCCTCGCCCGCCCGGACCAGGACGACCGGCCGGGTGGCGCGGGCCACCACGCCGAGGGCCACCGAGCCGAGCAGGAATCCGGTGAAGCCGCTCAGGCCCCGGGAGCCGAGGACGAGCAGGTCGGCCCGGTCCGCGGCGCTCAGCAGGGCGGCGGTCGCGGGGCCGTCGACCTGTTCGTCGGTGAGCGTGACGGCGGGGGTGGTGCGGCCGATGCGTTCCTCGGCCTGGCGCAGGGCGCGCCGGGCGAGGTGGCGCTGAGCGGCGGTGGCCAGATGGCCGTCCTCCTGGCCGGGATGCCAGCTCCGGGCGTGGACGAGATGCAGTGGCCGCCCCCGGCGTACCGCCTCACGGGCGGCCCACTCGGCGGCTGCGAGACTCTCGGCGGAACCGTCGACTCCGGCGACGACGGGCAACAGCATGGCGCGCACCTCCTGTGCTCGGCCTTGGTCCTCATCACCAGCCTCGCCCCGGCCCGCGCCGCCCCGCATGGGCCGCAGGGCACCGGCCTTGGTCCGTTCGGCCCCTGCCCCGGGGCTGGCGGCGCGACGAGTCTGGACGTGCCGGAACCCCCGGGTTCCCCGGCCGGAAGGCGGCAGACCATGGAGCGAGAGATCATCACCGGTGCCGACCGGGTCGTCGTCGGCGTCGATGCGCGCGATCCAGCGGGCGGGGCGCTCGACTTCGCCTTCTCCGCGGCTCGGCAGAAGGGCACCCTCCTGCACGCCGTGCACACCTGGCGGCTTCCGGAGGGCAGCGTCTGCCTGCCCTGGCCGGTGCCGGAGGAGACCCGCGCGACCTGGGAGGACCACGAGGTCCAGCTGCTGTCGGACGCGCTGCGGCCCTGGCGGGAGAAGTACCCCGGCGTCGAGGTCCTGGCGGACGTCGTCCTGCTCCCCACGGCCGACGCACTCGCCCACGCGTCCGCGCACGCGGCACTGGTCGTGGTCGGCCGGAGCTCCGAGGACGCCGTGCTCGCGCTATTGCGGCAGGCGCACTGCCCGGTCGTGGTGGTGCCGTGAAGGGCCGTACCGGCCCCGGGAGCGGGTCCGTTCGGCCCCTGTGGGAGCGGGCGGCCCCGGGTCAGGGTGGATGGCATGAGCGGAGGTGCGCGGATCGCCGTGATCGGCGTCGGGAACGACTTCCGGCGCGACGACGGTGTGGGCTGGGCGGTGATCGCCCGGATGCGGGAGCGGCCACTCACGCCGGACACGGTGCTGGCCACCTGCGACGGTGACCCCGGCCGGCTGATCGGACTGTGGGAGGGTGCCCGACTGGCCGTGGTCGTGGACGCGGCCCACGCACACCCCGGGACCCCGGGCCGGGTGCATCGCCTGGCCCTCGACTCCGGAGTGCTGCCACGGCCCTCGGCGACCAGCTCCCACGGGCTGGGGCTCGGCGAGGCCGTCGAGCTCGCCCGGGTCCTCGGCCTGCTGCCCGAGCGGCTGGTCGTCTACGCCGTGGAAGGCGCCGACAGCGAGTTCGGGACCGGTCTGACGCCCGCCGTGGCCGCGGCCGTGCCCGAGCTGGTGGAGGCCGTCGCGCACGAGATCGCCGCCGAGGAGCGGTCATGAGCACGCGCTACTTCCGGGTGGACGGCATCGTCCAGGGCGTCGGCTTCCGGCCCTTCGTCCACCGCACCGCGTGCGCCCTCGGCCTGGACGGCTGGGTGGCCAACGTCAACGGCCACGTCGAGGGCGAGGTCGCCGGGCCGCCCGCCAGGATCGAGGAGTTCGCCGCCCGGCTGCGCGCCGACGCACCGCCCCTGGCCCGGGTGCGCCACGTCCGCCTCACCGCGGGTTCGGCGCATCCGGCGTACGACAGCGGCTTCGTGGTCCGCCCCAGCACCCCCGGCGCCGCGGACCCGGCCGCGCGCGAGATCCCGCCCGACGCCGCCCTGTGCGAGGCCTGTCTGCGCGAACTGCGCGACCCCCGTGACCGCCGCTACCGCTACCCGTTCATCAACTGCACCGACTGCGGACCGCGCGCCACGATCATCGAGGGCCTCCCCTACGACCGCGGCCGCACCACCATGTGCCGCTTCCCGCTCTGCCGGCGGTGCGCGGCCGAGTACGCCGACCCCGCCGACCGGCGCTTCCACGCCGAACCCGTCGCCTGCCCGGCCTGCGGGCCCCGGCTCGCCTGGGCGGACCTGCGCGGCGAGGAGGCGCTGCGGGCGGCGGTGACGGCGGTCGCCGACGGCGGCATCGTCGCGCTGAAGGGGCTGGGCGGCTACCAGTTGGTGTGCGACGCGGGCGATCCACGGGCCGTGGCGGAGCTGCGCCGCCGCAAGCGGCGACCGACGAAGCCCTTCGCCGTCATGGTCCCCGACCTCGCGGCGGCCACCCGGCCGGCCATGATCGGCACCGCCGAACGCCAGGCCCTGCTCTCCCCCGAGCGCCCGGTGGTCCTGCTCACCCGTCACCGGCGGCACGCGACGTCCGTGCTCGCGCCGGAGGTGCATCCGGGGCTGTCCCGGGTCGGCCTCTTCCTGCCCACCACGGGACTGCATCAGCTCCTCCTCGACAGTCTCGCCCGGCCGCTCGTGGTGACCAGCGGCAACCTCAGCGACGAGCCCATCGCCGTCGACGACACCGAGGCCCGGCGCTCGCTGGGCGGCATCGCGGACGGCTTCCTGACGCACGACCGGCCCATCCGCAACCGCTACGACGACTCCGTGGTGCAGTTCGCCGGGCGCACCCGGATCACGGTCCGCCGGGCCCGGGGTCTGGCCCCCGCCCCGCTGCCGCTCGCCGCCGGTGAGCCGGTCGCCGGGGCCGGGGCACAGCTCAAGCACACCTTCACGCTGGCCGCCGACGGACAGGCCGTGATCGGGCCGCACACCGGCGACCTGTCCGACCAGTCGGCCTACGACGCGTTCCTGGCCTCGTACACGCACCTGAAGCGGCTCAGCGGGATCGAACCGGTGGCCCTGGCCCACGATCTGCACCCCGGCTATCTGTCCACGCAGTGGGCGAAGGAACAGCCGGTGCGCCTGATCCCCGTGCAGCATCACCACGCGCACGTGGCCGCCTGCGCGGCCGAGCACAAAGTGCGGGGCCCTTTCGTGGGCGTCGCCTACGACGGTCTGGGGCTCGGTGACGACGGCACCCTGTGGGGCGGCGAGATCCTCGTCGCCGATCTGACGGGCTACCGCCGCGTGGGCAGGTTCGCGACCGCGCCCCTGCCCGGAGGGGACGCGGCGGTACGCCATCCCTCCCGCACCGCCCTCGGCCAGCTGCTGGGCGGCGAGCCACTGGGCTCCCCGCGCCCCTACCCCTGGCTCGTCCAGCCCTTCCTCGACCGGCTCGACCGGAGCGAGGTCGACACCGTACGCGCCATGGTCGCCCAGAACGTCAACTGCCCGCGAGCCTCCAGCGCCGGACGCCTCTTCGACACGGTGGCCGCGCTGCTCGGCATCGCCGACCGGGTGAGCTACGAGGGTGAGGCGGCCGTCCTGGTGGAGGCGGCGGCGGGCGACACGCACGCCGTACCGCTCGACCGTCGCGTCGTGCGGGCGCGGGGGCTGTGGGTGTACGACTCCGCGCCCACGCTGGCCGATCTGCTGGCGCGCCGGCTGGCCGGGGAGCCGGTGGGACAACTGGCCGCGGCCTTCCATCTGACGCTGGCGATCGTCACGGCGGAGCTGGTCGCGCGGGCCGTGGCCGAGGGCGCGCCACGGACGGTGTGCCTGGGCGGCGGCTGCTTCGTCAACCGGCGGCTGCTGACCGAGGTGCGGCGCCGGCTGCGCGCCCAGGGGCTGCGCGTCCTGGTGGGCGGCCAGGTCCCGGTCGGCGACGGCGGTATCAGCTACGGCCAGGCCGCGGTCGCCGCCGCCCGGCTGGCCGGGGAGAGGTGAGCGCGGATGTGCCTGGGTATCCCGGGGCGGGTCCTGGAGGTCCACGACGACGCGGGGCTGCGGATGGCCACGGTCGATTTCGGCGGCATCCGGCGCGAGGTGTGCCTCGACTGCACGCCGGACGCGGGCGTCGGCTCGTACGTCATCGTGCATGTCGGGTTCGCGATCACCGAGGTCGACGAGGTGGAGGCGCACCGGACGCTGGAGGTGCTCCGGGCGATGGCCGACGCCGTCGAGGGCGAGCTGGGCGAACCGTTGCCCTGAAACTGCGGGAGGTGACCCGGTCGGCCCGTCAAGAGGGCCGGTCAGCCCCTGCCGTCCGGGGGCCGCCGAGCCGGAAGCTGAGAGTGGAGGCGCCCACGCCCGAGGAGGTCTGTCATGACCGTCGCTCAAGGCCCGGCCGTACTCGACCGCGATGGCCTCAACGCCCTGGTCGCGGCGTTGGTGGCGCAGGGGCGGACCGTCGTCGGGCCGACCGTGCGGGACGGCGCGATCGTGCTCGCCGAGCTGGCGTCGGCGGACGAACTCCCCTTCGGCTGGGGCGTCGAACTGGACGCCGGACGCTACCGGCTGGTCCCCCGCGAGGACGGGGCCGCCTTCGCGCACAGCGCGGGCCCGCAGTCCTGGAAGAACTTCCTGCACCCCGCGCGGGAACGGCTGTGGAGCGCCGACCGCACGCCGTCGGGCGGCGTCGACTTCACCCCGGAGGAGCCCAGGACCCCGTCGTACGCCTTCCTCGGGGTCCGGCCCTGTGATCTGCGGGCCATCGCGATCCAGGACCGGGTGCTGAGCGGGGGGCGGTATGAGGACACCGGGTACGCGCGGCGGCGCGGCGGGGCCTTCCTGATCGCCGCCGAGTGCACCGAGCCCGGCGCGACCTGCTTCTGCGTCTCGACCGGTGGCGGACCGGCGGTGGACCCCGGCTACGACCTGGCGCTCACCGAGACGGACGGCCGGTTCCTGGTGCGCGTCGGCAGCGACGAGGGCGCCGCCCTCCTGGCGCAGGTGCCCCACCGTGCCGCGGATCCGGACACCGAGGACGCCGCACGTGCCGCCGTGGACGCGGCCCGCGACCGCATGGGACGCGCCCTGCCCCCGGTCGACGTACGGGCGCTGCTCGGCGCGAGCCTGGCCGCCGACCGCTGGGACGATGTCGCCGCCCGCTGTCTGACCTGCGGGAACTGCACGATGGTCTGTCCGACGTGCTTCTGCACGACCACGGAGGAGGTCACCGACCTCACCGGCGACCACACCGAGCGCTGGCAGCGCTGGGACTCCTGTTTCGACCTGGACTTCTCGTATCTGCACGGCGGCCCGGTGCGGGCCTCGGGGCACAGCCGCTACCGGCAGTGGCTCACCCACAAACTCTCCACCTGGCACGACCAGTTCGACACCTCCGGGTGCGTCGGCTGCGGGCGCTGCGTCGCCTGGTGTCCGGCCGGCATCGACATCACGGAGGAAGTCACCGCGCTGGCGGCCGAAGCCGCCTCGTCCGCCGAAGCCACGTCCACCGACTCCGGAACGGAGACATGAGATGCCTCCCTCGATCGCCCTGCGCATGAACCACGCCCTGCCCGGCGAGCACCGCGACCGGCTGCTCCGGGTCGGCCGCGAGGTGCGCTTCCCGCAGGGCGCCCGGCTGTTCGACGAGGGCGGGACGGCCGACCGCTTCTGGATCGTGCGGGACGGCACCCTCGCCCTCGACCTGCATGTGCCCGGCCGCCGGGCGCCGGTCGTCGAGACCCTCGGCGTCGGCGACCTGGTCGGCTGGTCCTGGCTGTACGAGCCGTACGTCTGGCAGTTCGGCGCCGAGACCGTGACGCCCCTGAGCGCCTACGAGTTCGACGCCGTCGCCGTCCGCCTGATGTGCCTGAACGACGCCGAGTTCGGGCGCACCGTCGAGCACTGGGTCGGCCGCGTGCTGTCCCACCGCCTGCGCGCGGCGCGGACCCGGCTCCTCGATCTGTACGGCCCCTCGGGCACCGGGGGTGCGCCATGACGGACGTACCCGTCCCGTACCGCGTGGTCGCCCGTACGGCGGAGACCGGCGACACGGTGACGCTGCGTCTGGAGCCGGTCGGCGTGCCGCTCGGCGACTTCGCCCCGGGGCAGTTCGCGATGGTGCACTGCTTCGGGCGCGGCGAGATCCCGGTCTCGGTGAGTTCCGTGCAGGCCACCGGCGGTCTCGCGCACACCGTCCGGGCCGTGGGTGCCGTCTCCGCGGGGCTGTGCGAGGCACGGGCCGCCGATGTGCTCGGTGTCCGCGGGCCGTACGGGACCGGCTGGGAGCTGGAACGGGCCCGCGGACGGGACGTGGTCGTGGTCGCGGGCGGCATCGGGCTCGCCCCGCTGCGGCCGCTGATCCTGCGCGCGCTGGCCGAACCGACGGCGTACGGCACGGTCAACGTGCTGATCGGGGCGCGCACTCCCGCCGATCTGATCGCCCGCGAGGAGATCGAGGGCTGGCGGACCGCGTACACCGGTGTGACCGTGGACCGGCCCGACGACACCTGGCGCGGCGACGTCGGTCTGGTCACCGACCTGCTCGACCGGGCGGACTTCAGGCCCGCCGAGACCGTGGCGTTCGTGTGCGGTCCGGAACCAATGATCCGCGCCACCGCCCGCGAACTCGCCGCCCGTGGCCTGCCCGGTGACCGGATCCGCGTCTCGCTGGAACGCAACATGCGCTGCGCGACCGGCCATTGCGGGCACTGCCAGCTCGGGCCGCTGCTGCTGTGCCGGGACGGCCCGGTCGTGGACTGGGAGCGGGCCGAACCCCTGCTGTCGGTGAGGGAGTTGTGATGGCACCCACGCTCGCCGTGTTCAAGCTGGCCTCCTGCGACGGCTGCCAGCTCACCCTGCTGGACTGCGAGGACGAACTCCTCGCGCTCGCGGGCGAGGTGGAGATCGCCCACTTCCTGGAGGCGTCCAGCGCCGTCCGACCCGGCCCCTACGACCTGTCGCTGGTCGAGGGTTCGGTCACCACCGCCGACGACGCCGGACGGATCCGCGCGATCCGGGCCGCCTCCCGCCACCTGGTCACGATCGGGGCCTGTGCGACCGCGGGCGGCATCCAGGCGCTGCGCAACCACGCCGACGTCGACGAGTACCGGCGGGTGGTCTACGCCCGCCCCGAGTACGTCTCGACGCTCGCCACCTCCACCCCCGTATCCGCCCATGTGGACGTCGACTTCGAGCTGCGCGGCTGCCCCGTGGACCGGCGGCAGCTCATCGAGGTGATCACCGCGTTCCTGGCCGGCCGCAAGCCCGATGTGCCGAACCACAGCGTCTGCTTCGAGTGCAAGCGGCGCGGCACGGTCTGCGTCACCGTCGCCCACGGCACCCCCTGCCTCGGCCCCGTGACCCACGCGGGCTGCGGGGCGCTGTGCCCGGCGTACCACCGCGGCTGCTACGGCTGCTTCGGCCCGTCCGGGTCCGTGAACCTGCCCGCGCTGATCCCGCTGCTGCGCCGTGACGGCATGGACGAGGACGCCGTCGAGCGGTTCCTGCACACCTTCAACGCGACCGCTTTCGAGAAGGAGTTGGAACGGTGACGCACCGTGGATCCCGTGTGCTGCACGTCGGCTCGCTGTCCCGGGTCGAGGGCGAGGGAGCGCTGTACCTCGGCGTGCACGACGGCACGGTCACCGAGGCGCGGCTGGACATCTACGAACCGCCGCGGTTCTTCGAGGCGCTGCTGCGCGGGCGCTCGTACACCGAGCCGCCCGACATCACCGCCCGGGTGTGCGGGATCTGCCCGGTGGCCTACCAGATGAGCGCGTGCGCGGCGATCGAGGACGCGTGCGGGGTCGTCGTGGACCCGGTGATCCGGGATCTGCGCAGGCTGCTGTACTGCGGCGAGTGGATCGAGAGCCAGGCTCTGCACATCTATCTGCTGCACGCCCCGGACTTCCTTGGCCGCGCGAGCGCCATCGAGCTGGCCCGCACGCATCGCGCGGAGGTGGAGCGGGGGCTCAGGCTGAAGAAGGCGGGCAACGCACTGATGGAGCTGCTCGGCGGACGGGCCGTGCATCCGGTGAACGTCCGCCTCGGCGGCTTCCACCGGGCCCCGGCCCGCGCCGAACTGCTCGCTCTGGCTGAGGACTTGCGGCAGGCGCTGGACGACGCGTGGGACACCGTGCGCTGGGTGTCCGGCTTCGAGTTCCCGGACGCCCGGGTCGAGGCCGACCTGCTGGCGCTGGCCGAGCCGGACACGTACGCCATCGAGGGCGGCACCCCGACTGTGCTCCGCGCCGACGGGAGCAAGGACTCCTTCCCGGTGCGGGACTTCACCCACCGGGTCACCGAGACGCATGTGCCGCACTCGACCGCGCTGCACTCCCGGCTCGACGGGCGGGTCCATCTCACCGGTTCCCTCGCCCGGTTCGCGATCGGCGGGGCGCGCCTGTCGGAGGTCGCCCGCCAGGCCGCGGTGGCGGCCGGGCTGGGCGACCCGCGGGACGGTGCCGTGTGCCGCAATCCGTTCCGCTCCATCCTGGTGCGGGCCGTGGAGACGGTGTACGCGGTGACCGAGGCGCTGCGGATCATCGAGGCGTACGAGCCGCCCGAGCGCCCGTACACGGAGGTCCCGCCGGTCGCGGGCGTCGGCCATGGCGCCACCGAGGCGCCGCGCGGGGTGCTCTATCACCGCTACGAACTCGCCGCGGACGGGACGGTGCTCAGCGCCGAGCTGGTGCCGCCCACCGCGCAGAACCAGGGCGCGATCGAGGCCGACCTGCGACGGCTCGCCCAGCGGGCGATCAGCGAACACGACCCGGACGACGCCGAGCTGACGGACCTGTGCGAGCGGGCGATCCGCAACCACGATCCGTGCATCTCGTGCTCCACCCATTTCCTCGACCTGACGGTCGTCCGGACCTCGGGCCGCACCACAGGAGGCGGAGATGCCTGAATCGCCTTACAAAGTCAGCGATGTGATGACGCACACCGTCGTCGCCGTCGGCAGCGCGGCGCCCTTCAAGGAGATCGTCGCACTGCTCGACGAGTGGAAGGTCAGCGCCCTGCCGGTGCTGGCCGGTGAGGGGCGGGTCGTCGGAGTGGTCTCCGAGGCGGACCTGCTGCTCAAGGAGGAGTTCCGGGACACCGAGCAGGGCGACCTCGCGGACCGGGTCAAGGCGGGCGCGGTGACCGCGGGCGAGCTGATGAGCACCCCCGCGGTGACCGTGCACGCGGACGCGTCCCTCGCCGAGGCGGCCCGCATCATGGCCCGCCGGCACGTCAAGCGGCTGCCGGTGGTGGACGGGGTCGGCCTGTTGCAGGGCGTGGTCAGCCGCAGCGATCTGCTGAAGGTCTTCCTGCGCTCCGACGAGGAGATCGCCGAGGAGATCCGCGGCAGCGTGCTCGGTCAGCTCCCGTTCACCTCGCCCCTGACGGTCTCGGTGACCGAGGGCGTGGTCACCCTGGGCGGCGCCCTGCCCGACCGTACGCTCGTGCCCGTGCTGACGCGGGCGGTGCGGGCCGTGGAGGGGGTCGTGGACATCCGGCTGGATCTGACGCACCGATGAAGTACCTCGACGAGTACCGCGATCCCGTGCTCGCCCGGCGGCTGCTGGACGAGCTGCGGCGGACCGCCACCCGCCCCTGGCGGATCATGGAGGTGTGCGGCGGCCAGACCCACACCCTGGTCCGGCAGGGCATCGACGAGCTGTTGCCGGCCGGGATGCGGATGATCCACGGGCCGGGCTGCCCGGTGTGCGTGACCCCGCTGGAGACCCTGGACCGGGCCATGGCGGTCGCCGCCCGCCCCGGAGTGATTCTCACCAGCTTCGGCGACATGCTGCGGGTGCCCGGCACGGACACCGATCTGCTGTCGCTGCGGGCGCGCGGCGCCGACGTCCGGGTGGTCTACGCCCCGATGGACGCCGTACGCCTGGCCGTCGCCCACCCCGACCGCGAGGTCGTCTTCCTCGCCGTCGGCTTCGAGACGACCGCCCCCGCGAACGCGACCGCGGTCCTGCACGCGGCCCGGCTCGGCCTCACCAACTTCTCGATGCTGGTCAGCCATGTCCTGGTGCCGCCGGCCATGACGGCGCTGCTGGAGGACCCGGACTGCGAGGTGCAGGCCTTCCTCGCGGCCGGGCATGTGTGCGCGGTGATGGGCTGGCGCGAGTACGAGCCGATCGCGGCCCGCTACCGGGTGCCGATCGTGGTCACCGGATTCGAGCCACTGGACCTGCTGGAGGGCATCCTCATGGCGGTACGGCAGCTGGAGGCGGGCCGGCACGAGGTCGAGAACCAGTACGTGCGGGCCGTGCGCCGCTCGGGGAACACCGAGGCGCAGGACGCGGTCCGTGAGGTGTTCGAGGTGACCGACCGGTCCTGGCGCGGGATCGGGGCGCTGCCCGGCAGCGGCCTCGAACTCGCCGAGAAGTACGAGAAGTTCGACGCGGCCCGCCGCTTCGACGTGGGCGGGCTCAGCCCGGTCGAGGACCCGGAGTGCATCGCGGGCGCGATCCTCACCGGGGCCCGGCTGCCCACCGACTGCCCGGCGTACGGCACCCGCTGCACGCCCCGCCATCCCCTCGGCGCGCCGATGGTGTCGTCCGAGGGCACCTGCGCCGCCTTCCACGCGGCCGGGCGCGTCCCGACGAGGAGCACGCCATGACCATCGACTGCCCCACGCCGTACCACGAGGACGAGGTCGTCCTGCTCGGCCACGGTGCCGGCGGCCGGCTGACCGCGGAGCTGCTCGACCGGCTGGTGCTGCCCGCCCTCGGCGGCGACGGCGGCCCGCTGGAGGACGCCGCGCTGCTGCCGGGGCGTCCGGATCTGGTGATCAGCACCGACAGTTTCGTGGTCAGCCCGCTGTTCTTCCCCGGCGGCGACATCGGTTCGCTGGCCGTGCACGGCACGGTCAACGACCTCGCGATGCGCGGTGCGTGGCCGCTGGCGCTGTCCGTCTCCCTGATCGTGGAGGAGGGGCTGCCGCTGGCCGAACTCCGGGCCGTGATGGAGTCGTTGGGGAAGGCGGCCGAGGAGGCGGGGGTGCCGGTGGTCACCGGGGACACCAAGGTGGTCGGGCGGGGCGCGGCCGACCGGCTGTTCGTGAACACCACGGGCATCGGGCGGCGGCACGAACTCCTGCGCCCCTCCGCCGCGTTGGCCCGCCCCGGGGACGCGGTGCTGCTGTCCGGTCCGATCGGGCTGCACGGCACGACCGTGCTCAGCACCCGCGAGGGCCTCGGCTTCGAGGCCGACATCGCCTCGGACTCCCGGCCCCTGCACCGGCTGGTGCAGGCCCTGACTCGGCTCGGCGAGGCCGTGCACGTGCTGCGCGACCCCACCCGGGGCGGACTGGCGGCGGCCCTCAACGAGATCGCCCGCGACTCCTCGGTGGCCGTCGAGATCGAGGAGAGCGGGGTGCCCGTGCCGCAGGCGGTCGCCTCCGCCTGCGACCTGCTCGGGCTGGACCCGCTGGTCGTCGCCAACGAGGGCTGTCTGGTCGCCTTCGTCGCGCCGGAGGCGACCGAGGAGGCGCTGGCGGCCCTGCGGTCACGTCCCGAGGGCGAGGCCGCCGTACGGATCGGCGCGGTGCTGCCGCAGGGTCCGCAGGGCCGGGTGACCCTGCGGACCCTGGTCGGCGCCCGCCGCATCGTGGAGATGCCGCTGGGCGAGCAACTGCCCCGTATCTGCTGACCGGTTCAGCCCCGGTCGAGTTCGTGGGCGACGCCCGCCGCCCACTCCTCGATCCGGCCGAAGTCGCGGAAGTCGCCGCCCTTGCCGTTGCGGACGATCATCTTCGCGATACGGCCCTTGGCTCCCTCTCGGAGGCATCCGCCGAAGGTGACGTGGGCGCGGGCGTCCAGGCGGGTCATGGCTCGGCGGAGCCCGGGGACGGGCGGGATGTCCCGATCGGAGGCGGAGGGGTCGAGCGGTCCGCTGCTGAACAGCCACAGCGGGCGGTCGGCCAGGGCCGTGCGGTGGCGGCGCAGGAAGCGGCGGGCGTCCTTGTGCCAGCGTCCCGCGTACAGTCCGCCGCCGACGACGACGGCGTCGTAGTCCGTCACCCGGGCCACGCTCGTGGCGGGCAGCGCCTCCGCGGTGCAGCCCTCCTTGCGCAGGACCGCGGCCACGGTCTCGGCGATCTCGGCGGTCGATCCGTTGGTCGTCCCGTAGGCGACCAGCACGTTGGCGGTCATGGCGGGCACCTC
Encoded proteins:
- a CDS encoding 4Fe-4S dicluster domain-containing protein → MTVAQGPAVLDRDGLNALVAALVAQGRTVVGPTVRDGAIVLAELASADELPFGWGVELDAGRYRLVPREDGAAFAHSAGPQSWKNFLHPARERLWSADRTPSGGVDFTPEEPRTPSYAFLGVRPCDLRAIAIQDRVLSGGRYEDTGYARRRGGAFLIAAECTEPGATCFCVSTGGGPAVDPGYDLALTETDGRFLVRVGSDEGAALLAQVPHRAADPDTEDAARAAVDAARDRMGRALPPVDVRALLGASLAADRWDDVAARCLTCGNCTMVCPTCFCTTTEEVTDLTGDHTERWQRWDSCFDLDFSYLHGGPVRASGHSRYRQWLTHKLSTWHDQFDTSGCVGCGRCVAWCPAGIDITEEVTALAAEAASSAEATSTDSGTET
- a CDS encoding universal stress protein, which translates into the protein MLLPVVAGVDGSAESLAAAEWAAREAVRRGRPLHLVHARSWHPGQEDGHLATAAQRHLARRALRQAEERIGRTTPAVTLTDEQVDGPATAALLSAADRADLLVLGSRGLSGFTGFLLGSVALGVVARATRPVVLVRAGEEAADEHLPAEDGGASVRTGYRDVVLGLDLGDPCDDVLAFGFEAAQLRGARLHVVHAWQPPSPLGLGPGEIGLAEGPQQAEEWLGFMTAVLQVWREKFPEVEVVETVTAGRARSALVRAASGASLLVVGRRVTERPVGPRTGPVTHAAIQHVGCPVAVVPHL
- a CDS encoding universal stress protein; its protein translation is MEREIITGADRVVVGVDARDPAGGALDFAFSAARQKGTLLHAVHTWRLPEGSVCLPWPVPEETRATWEDHEVQLLSDALRPWREKYPGVEVLADVVLLPTADALAHASAHAALVVVGRSSEDAVLALLRQAHCPVVVVP
- a CDS encoding hydrogenase maturation protease; translated protein: MSGGARIAVIGVGNDFRRDDGVGWAVIARMRERPLTPDTVLATCDGDPGRLIGLWEGARLAVVVDAAHAHPGTPGRVHRLALDSGVLPRPSATSSHGLGLGEAVELARVLGLLPERLVVYAVEGADSEFGTGLTPAVAAAVPELVEAVAHEIAAEERS
- a CDS encoding Crp/Fnr family transcriptional regulator, which translates into the protein MPPSIALRMNHALPGEHRDRLLRVGREVRFPQGARLFDEGGTADRFWIVRDGTLALDLHVPGRRAPVVETLGVGDLVGWSWLYEPYVWQFGAETVTPLSAYEFDAVAVRLMCLNDAEFGRTVEHWVGRVLSHRLRAARTRLLDLYGPSGTGGAP
- a CDS encoding HypC/HybG/HupF family hydrogenase formation chaperone, with product MCLGIPGRVLEVHDDAGLRMATVDFGGIRREVCLDCTPDAGVGSYVIVHVGFAITEVDEVEAHRTLEVLRAMADAVEGELGEPLP
- the hypF gene encoding carbamoyltransferase HypF, translated to MSTRYFRVDGIVQGVGFRPFVHRTACALGLDGWVANVNGHVEGEVAGPPARIEEFAARLRADAPPLARVRHVRLTAGSAHPAYDSGFVVRPSTPGAADPAAREIPPDAALCEACLRELRDPRDRRYRYPFINCTDCGPRATIIEGLPYDRGRTTMCRFPLCRRCAAEYADPADRRFHAEPVACPACGPRLAWADLRGEEALRAAVTAVADGGIVALKGLGGYQLVCDAGDPRAVAELRRRKRRPTKPFAVMVPDLAAATRPAMIGTAERQALLSPERPVVLLTRHRRHATSVLAPEVHPGLSRVGLFLPTTGLHQLLLDSLARPLVVTSGNLSDEPIAVDDTEARRSLGGIADGFLTHDRPIRNRYDDSVVQFAGRTRITVRRARGLAPAPLPLAAGEPVAGAGAQLKHTFTLAADGQAVIGPHTGDLSDQSAYDAFLASYTHLKRLSGIEPVALAHDLHPGYLSTQWAKEQPVRLIPVQHHHAHVAACAAEHKVRGPFVGVAYDGLGLGDDGTLWGGEILVADLTGYRRVGRFATAPLPGGDAAVRHPSRTALGQLLGGEPLGSPRPYPWLVQPFLDRLDRSEVDTVRAMVAQNVNCPRASSAGRLFDTVAALLGIADRVSYEGEAAVLVEAAAGDTHAVPLDRRVVRARGLWVYDSAPTLADLLARRLAGEPVGQLAAAFHLTLAIVTAELVARAVAEGAPRTVCLGGGCFVNRRLLTEVRRRLRAQGLRVLVGGQVPVGDGGISYGQAAVAAARLAGER
- a CDS encoding FAD/NAD(P)-binding protein, which gives rise to MTDVPVPYRVVARTAETGDTVTLRLEPVGVPLGDFAPGQFAMVHCFGRGEIPVSVSSVQATGGLAHTVRAVGAVSAGLCEARAADVLGVRGPYGTGWELERARGRDVVVVAGGIGLAPLRPLILRALAEPTAYGTVNVLIGARTPADLIAREEIEGWRTAYTGVTVDRPDDTWRGDVGLVTDLLDRADFRPAETVAFVCGPEPMIRATARELAARGLPGDRIRVSLERNMRCATGHCGHCQLGPLLLCRDGPVVDWERAEPLLSVREL